AGCGGGGATACATATTGTATCGGGCATAACAGAAAGCCACACATGACGCCCAAAAAGTAGGGAAGAAGCAGCATTAGCGAGAGAGTGAGCTTCTCCATTATGCTCCCGCTTCTTATGAATGATCTTGAGAGCTCCAAACGAAGTCCGGCCATGACAATGCATTTGGTATTTCCTGTTTCCTTATTCAGGGCAGGCCAAGTACTGCTCCTCCAGGCCACGTCAGCAGGCCCAAAAGTCAAAGCCTGGATGTGGCGGGTTGGGCCGGCTCAGCCCTCTTCTTGTCAGAATCTCTGGGCTCGAGCCCGCGCGCTCTCTCGCGTAGCGCGAGCTTCTGCACCTTGCCCGTGGCGTTCTTGGGCAGATCGTCGACGAACACCACCTTCCTCGGCACCATGAAGTGCGCCATCTTGCTCCGGCAGAAGGACACAAGCTCCTCCTCGCTCACCTCGGCAGCGCCGGAGTCGGACTGTTTCTTCAGCGCGACGAACGCGCACGGCGTCTCGCCCCAGTGCGGGTGCGGCATGGCGACCACCGCCGCCTCAAGCACTGCCGGGTGACCGTACAGCGCCGCCTCAACCTCCACGCTGCTGATGTTCTCGCCGCCGGATATGATCACGTCCTTGGACCGGTCCTTGATCTCCACGTACCCGTCCGGGTGCACCACGCCCACGTCGCCGGTCAGGAACCACCCGCTGCGGAAAGCCGACGCCGTGGCCTCTGGGTTCTTATAGTATCCCTTCATGACGCTGCTCCCGCGGAGCACGATCTCGCCGAGGGTAGCGCCGTCCCGCGGCACGCTCCGCATGGTATTGAGGTCCTTCACGTCGGCATCGGCGAGGGAGAGCGCGCTCACGCCCTGCCGTGCCTTGAGCAGCGCGCGCTTGGGCGGCGGTAGCGCGTCCCATTGCTCACGCCACTCGCACACCATGGCTGGTCCAGTCGCCTCCGTCATGCCGTAGGCATGCGTGACGTGGAAGCCGAGCTGTTCCACGCGCTCAAGCAGTGGCGCCGGCGGCGCCGCGCCACCAGTGAGCACCTCGACGCGGCGTGTCAACGGCTCGCGGCGAGATTCTAGAAGGATGTTGAACAGCACAGGCGCCGCGCACATGTGGGTGACGCCGTGGTCGGCGATCGCGGAGTATATGGCGTCGGCGGTGGGCGTGCGGACGCAGACATTGACGCCGCCGCGCGCTGCCACGCCCCACGTGAAGGTCCAGCCGTTGCAGTGGAACATGGGGAGCGACCAGAGGTACACTGGCTCGTGCGCCACGCCCCACTGGAGTAGAAGCCCCACCGTGCTCAGGTACGCGCCGCGGTGGCTGTACACGATGCCCTTGGGCGCCGACGTCGTGCCGGAGGTGTAGTTGAGCGCGACGGCGTCCCACTCGTCCTCGACAACGCGCGGCGGGTGCCTCGTCGGGTCTCCTCGCGCCAGCAAATCCTCGTACTCGAGCTCACCCACGCGCGCTCCTGTCGGCGCGTCGATGTCGTCGATGACCACCAGCAACGGCAAGGCCGCGTCGATGGCGATGCTTTTGAGGGCGTCAGTGGCGACGCGGATGTACTGGTAGTCCACGAAGAGGAGCTTTGGGGCGGCGTGCCTGAGGATGGCGGCGACGCCGGCGGCGTCCAGGCGGGTGTTGATGGCGTTGATGACCGCGCCGGTCATGGGGACCGCGAAGTGCATCTCGTATAGCGCCGGCGTGTTGGGCGCGAGGACGGACACGACGTCGTTCCTGGATACGGCGAGGGCCTGGAGCGCCGCGGCGAGGCGGAGGCATCGGTCGTGCGTCTGGCGCCAGGTGAAGGCGGTGCCGCCGCAGACGAGGGAGGTGCGATTGGCGTagacggcggcggcgcgaggcaggAAGGTGACGGGGCTCAGGGGGACGTAGTTGGCGTCCCGTTTCGGCAAGCTGTCCATGGCCGATGGATCGACGAGCAGTAGAGAATGACGACTGCCTGGTCGATCTGTACCCGATCACACGAGGAATGGTTCGATCACGATTCAGGACGTTGCGTTGCAACTGTGTATTTATGGTGCGTGCTTGTGTTTGCGCTGATTCTTATTGTTTGAAGAGGAaattaaggacagtataaccgaGCCTAAAGCGAGCCCTAATAGCGATTTAGATTTTCGGCTGTCCGTTTTCGCAATCAGGATGTTCCTGGCCGTTTGATCTCACGTGTATAGTCACCTCTTCTGAAACAGCCCAGTTGTCCTATGGGTTGCTGCTCCAAACCAAAACGGAGCTTTCTAATAAACTGGGCCGCTTGTCCTGGCCCATTAAACTAGGAGGCGAATCCTGTACGACCCGTTTGTGAGAGAGCTCGTCGTGAGGGTGGCCCACCTGACAGCCTCCCTTTGCGGCCGGGTCGCACGTACGACCCAGTCGTACAGGATTATTTTGCATTAAACTAAGATCGATGTGTTCCGGTCTCTGAGAGAAAAAAAACCTGCCCTCAACAGGAGGAGGTGGAACGTGCGCTCGACTGGATCGGTGACAGGGGTTCGATGCGGGCGATCCGTGGATGGGGAGGTGACGATTCCGCACGCCGATGTAAACTAATTATGTTGGTGGCAAGAGACGAATCGGCGCTGCGGGTACTTGGTGAAGAAAATAAGTGAAAGAAGCAATCAATCATCGGTTACTGGAACATCCGGTGGTGATTAATGGAGGTATGCGTTTCTATTTTCTCAAACTGTTGCCTCTTCAGAGCATGGTTAACAGTATAACCAACAATTGGCTatatggatttgccatgtcacttaTAGCCCACTTATACAACAGTTAGTCATACTAGTatactacttcctccgtttctaaatatttatttttttaaagatttcaaatggactatcacatacagatgtatatagacatattttagcgtgtagattcactcattttgctccgtatgtaatcacttgttgaaatctctagaaagacaaatatttaagaacgaagggagtacatcatTAATATACGGCCCACATGTTTCTCTCACAAAGAGTGTTCGAGCTCGTGTTAGAGCCGGCTGTAAGGGCAAATCCTAAACGGCGCCTGTTTCTTTGTTGCGCGCAAACGGGCGCATACCCCCCGCACCACGCTGGGTTGGCCTATTTCTTCTTTTTTTCTGCTAAAACTGCATCAAATCAAAAAATGGTGAGTGCGATGGTTCGAACCTGGGACGCCTCTCGCATGTTTCTTCGCTGCGTGCAAACGGGCGCATACCCCCCGCaccgcctgggccggcccatttcttcTTTTTTTCTGTTAAAACTGCATCAAATCAAAAAATGGTGAGTGCGATAGTTCGAACCTGGGACGTCTCGTCTGAGAGAGCAGCGCACTTACAACTTGGCGGCAAATCctgcaaacgggcgcctgcagcgccccgcACTGGCCGGCCCATCTTACCCTGGTTCCTTTCCTTTTGGTAGAGGCAAAAAAAGTAGCACCCCCGACGGGTATCAAACCGCCGACCTTCCCTTTGAGTTAAGAGGCAGCTACCACCGCACCACCCTGCTAGATCTGATAACTAGCATCCTCTTTACTTCTTTTCTTATTTCATATGTCCTTTTACCTTTTTTCCTTTatcgttttttgtttttgttttggtctTTTCTTTTCATTCTTCCTGCCTCGATAGTTTTTTATAATTCTTGAACTTTTTCTTCAAaccaatgaacttttttccaaatttgctgaacttttttcaaattcgatgaacttttttaaaaattcactgaacttttttcaatttcaatGAAATTTTTTCAATTTTCAATGAACTTTTctcaatttcga
Above is a window of Triticum dicoccoides isolate Atlit2015 ecotype Zavitan chromosome 5B, WEW_v2.0, whole genome shotgun sequence DNA encoding:
- the LOC119306141 gene encoding butyrate--CoA ligase AAE11, peroxisomal-like, whose product is MDSLPKRDANYVPLSPVTFLPRAAAVYANRTSLVCGGTAFTWRQTHDRCLRLAAALQALAVSRNDVVSVLAPNTPALYEMHFAVPMTGAVINAINTRLDAAGVAAILRHAAPKLLFVDYQYIRVATDALKSIAIDAALPLLVVIDDIDAPTGARVGELEYEDLLARGDPTRHPPRVVEDEWDAVALNYTSGTTSAPKGIVYSHRGAYLSTVGLLLQWGVAHEPVYLWSLPMFHCNGWTFTWGVAARGGVNVCVRTPTADAIYSAIADHGVTHMCAAPVLFNILLESRREPLTRRVEVLTGGAAPPAPLLERVEQLGFHVTHAYGMTEATGPAMVCEWREQWDALPPPKRALLKARQGVSALSLADADVKDLNTMRSVPRDGATLGEIVLRGSSVMKGYYKNPEATASAFRSGWFLTGDVGVVHPDGYVEIKDRSKDVIISGGENISSVEVEAALYGHPAVLEAAVVAMPHPHWGETPCAFVALKKQSDSGAAEVSEEELVSFCRSKMAHFMVPRKVVFVDDLPKNATGKVQKLALRERARGLEPRDSDKKRAEPAQPATSRL